In Osmia lignaria lignaria isolate PbOS001 chromosome 13, iyOsmLign1, whole genome shotgun sequence, the DNA window gATTGGTTATATGCGTCATATCCTTAAAAATTATCCCGTTTTCCAGCTGTTCTGCTATCGAAGCCTACGTCAGCTCTGTCTGACTCAAATAACGTCACGATAAATAACgactatatacatatgtatctgGGTAcactaatataattaaatggACTTCCTGGAAAAGCAATACATATACAAATAttattcacatttttttttctttaccgcTAATTCATTGTCTGAAATACGTAACAAAATCTGACGAATCTCGACTTTCTTTGTACAGAAATCTTATCGCGATAAAACACTGCCAAGTGAACGTTGTTTTAATGAATCAGCTGACGTCCCAGACAGTTTGCAGAGGCATATATTTATGTTTAAATCCGTACGTGTATATATTTGCATACCCgcaaattaatatgtatatagttTGCTTAAGTACATTAGCTATCGGCCACGTGATTATTGTATATGATGTCTGTTTAGATTAgaattagaaatttagaaatttatacaATAATTGTTATTGATACGATTTCGATAAcaattttgaaacaaaataaaatcaaacgttttgATGTACTCGCGCTTTtgtagaatttaagttattttttacttttaataattaaaactaaAACAATTTGCAAAAACTTTGCTAAACTTTGTTCTTTATATCGCAACTACGTAATTGCGTAAggtataatatacatatgtatgtatatatgatTCATAGGGGTCAATGACGCAAAAAACTATATTTTGCTGCTTGCTAAAAGTCTTTGCACTGTTAtcataagaaatatatatatatacatatatgtataaatacacATACGTAGgttgaatatgcatttaaataTCGTAATGACAATAAAGTTGATTTCTTAATTGTAATataatgtttttaaatatttccaacgaaatatatgtacatatacacaTATAAAATGTTTTGATAATTCTCTTTGTTCGAATCGCTGATCTTCCTCTTACTGATATTAATAATGTGATAAATATTCGCTATGTTAAAAATATGTACTCTGCAGTTTACACAAGTTCAAAGTCTATCGTGTAGTTATTTGATAAGCTTCTTCGCAAATGATAACCTATCTTTAATAATCCCAAGCTATTACGCATTATCTGTACCATTTAATCGATACAAGCAACTAGAAACATTTTAATATGAAAGTACTATAATGATATTTTCATGTCGTTTCTGATAATGATTTATTCTTTATCTAATCGTCAATATCAATAATTAGCCTCTTTTTTAAGTATTGTTATGTAAATACatgattaaatatataaatatgaaacCTAAAAATATACATTCATACGTACCTTGATTTATCTCATCGTCGGTAATagcttttttatattttcttatgaTTATAAATTAGATTTTTAGATTTTAGTAAATATCATTTAAAGTTAAATATCTCTGTACGAATTCGATTATTTTCACGGACACGTGATATGACGAACCAATCACATGATCCAGCTACGAATATCGATGTGGTGCATGAGGATGAGATTGAAATTTGCTCGTACATACACGGTATGATACACCGTACAAcgtaatacatatacatataagtgTATTGCTAATGTTTTAACGGTACGAACTTGCATAAGAAATTACTGTATTTAATGTCATTAGCATATTCTACAATTATCGTGAACAGATGTTTCATAGATTCTCGTTTGttcgtttcatttcattataaaaataatatatttgacATAGTGTAATATAGCTCTGTGCAAGtgaatatttttctgttctacACAATGTGCATTGTTATCTTCAACAGTAATTGTATTGTCTTGTAATGATAATACAAGTTGTATAATGGtctcttttattttcaacaattaaTTTGTTCAGTATACGAGCATATGGAATCATTACTACAATGCAACTCAATTAAATTCTTGTAAATTTCAGGATATACAGAGGAAACACTACAATTAAAGGAAAATGAAGTTGACATGAAGTTATTGCtatataatattcttttatatacAAGTCCAACTTGGGACAATTGTAATGCTATATTAGAAAGATGACAATATTTAATTAGGAAATAATTATAATGCAATTACACGTATATTAGAAAGTAAtgtaccatttttcttttttctatgcaTATACCTGAATATTTGAAACATATTTTATCTTTACAGAAATTGGAACAATTCATTAATCATGTCTCTGttggaagaaatatctcatcaTCCGCTATTGGCAAATGAGCCAATGGATAATTTATATCTTGCACTGATACAATGCTTTGCAATTATATTGTGCGggtaaattttctttaatagtTTAAaccttatattattttgttataaCTTGAAATGtctatataaaattaacatataTTTACCTATTTCAGATATGTTGCAGGAAGATTTGATGTTATTACTAAAACTGAAGCAAATGGTTTAAATACTTTTGTAGGAACATTTGCTTTGCCTTCCTTAATTTTTATGTCACTTGCAAAACTTGATTTTAGTTTAGTAAACTGGAGATTCCTTCTTGCTGTGTTATTAGCTAAAAGTTGTGTATTTTTTATTGTTCTTGGCGTATCTCTAGTCATTAAAAGGCCATCAAACCCTGGTTGTGCTGCACTGTTTGCAATATTTACTACGCAAAGTAATGATTTTGCCATTGGATATCCTATGAGtatgtgaaataaaaaatatactatataaatgtatatatgtattaatAAGATGTAACTAACAATGATACTTTTATAGTTGATGCTCTGTATGGAAACACTCATCCTGAATATGCTGCATATCTGTATCTAATGGCACCCATATCTCTGGCTATTTTAAATCCAATTGGTTTTGTGCTATTAGAAATTGGCAAAAGTTCTGGTGAAAATCATAgaagttataaaaatatgatttattcCATTACAAAAGGAATTGCATTAAATCCAGTGCTTCTTATGACTATACTTGGTATTCTAGGAAATCTAATCTTTAAACATCTAGTACCACCTGCACTTGCAACTGTTCTTGATGTATTTGGTAATGCTTTCTCAGCCAGTGCTCTTTTCCTATTGGGATTAATGATGGTGGGAAAGGTACACAAATTGAAGGGCACAGCTCTTGTTATACCAGGCATATTAATATCAGTAAAATTGTTGGTGCTTCCTTTAGTAATAAGAGAAtctattattcttttaaatgCTGGCGAAAATGCTACAGCTACTCAAGATTTGAGTACATATGGATTTTTGTATGGTACTATTCCAACAGCACCGGCTTTATTTATCTTCACTCTTCGATATAATCTTGAAATTGATTTAATTGCATCAGCAATGGTTGCTTGTACCTTCTTATCTGCTCCACTCATGTTCATATCAGCAAAATTAATTGATGCTGTTTCTTCTGGAAACACCCCAACAGATTATTCACATCAATTgaatgtattttcttttgatgTGAGCATTGCTTCAGCAACAATTTGCGTATGGTTAATCCTTTGTTTCGTTGGATTAGGACGAAAAAAGTACAAATGTGTTACTCACCAATGTACATTGTGTATTATAATTGCACAGGTTTGTAGTAGTTTAGCTTAGAATATGTATAACGTACAgtcgaaatttttattaaaaaaaatataatttcagttTGCTACAGCGATTGGTGTCATAATTTGGACCAAACTTGAGTCTCATAGTAACGGATCGATATTATGGTAATTTGTACTATTTTTAACTgcgtttatttattaaatttatacgcATATTATTTCTGAATTATTATTTAGGTATATACAGTTCATTTTGATCACAACGGGAGTATATGCAAGCCGTATGTGGACGACTGCGATAGCTGCAACCTTGTTGTATTTAAGTTCTCGTTCTTTGGACTTCGTGCGAAACGTACAGAAATGGTTTTATCCTATTGGATGGGGGTACGATGGAATTGTTTGtgtttataattattatgacaaaataactataaataatttttatttacagggTTCCACTTTTGATAGTAACCATAATGTGTAGTACGATATCTCCAAAGAACTCTGACCTTGATTTTAGAAATCCTAATTTTCAGCTTGGTAGAATTCAAGCTGCAACTTCTACTTTTATACTGACATTTTGTTTTATCGGTACGTtttgatatgtaatgcacaAAATTAAAAGGTGTAAAATCCATTTACATTCTTTCTTTTACAGTAACACTAGGCTGTTTGGTATTACAACAGCGGTATCAACGCCGACATGCTTCGACGTTTTATACTAATTTACCAGATAATgaagaaaattctaataatGATGGTATAGAAAGATGTTTGGTAGATGTTGAAGATCTTGTTTCTTCAACTTCACCTACACCAATGTAAGTAACTTTATACAGAAATCGACGTGTGTTGaagttatattataattaatatttaataatattagtatcgGCTGCGAATATCCAAATGGGTGTTCAGATGGAGTATGCAGAGGCAGCAACAATGAAATTGATGACTGTGACGCACATTTAAACAATAATAACGAAGAAACCGATCCACAGTCTCTTCGACACCTCGTGTTCCTTATTTTACTTCTTTGTTCTATGTTTATTgtgagttaataacaaaattgtTCAATGGTAAAGTTACAAATCAATCaacattatataatattttatggcAGGGCTTATCCATATCAATTGGAACATTAATAATGGAGCAGTTGACTGGCGTTTATGCGGAACTAGCATTCTTGGATGTAGCTTTGAACTTTGGCCAATCATTAATTGCATTTGCCATTTTTGGATTAGATCCCGGCTTTGGGAAATTAGGATGCTGGTTACGACGGATGTGTCGTAAATGGCGCGGTAATAACACATTTCTACCGTTAGTAATGTTAAGTTTTTGTAATATAGAATATTATTTCATGTTTGTAGAAAAAGAAATGCAGCTTCCTTCCGAAGATGCGCTAAGTCCAGAAGTAAAGGCAATACGGGATCAATTTAATCGTTGTCACTTAAGTGAATGTCGTGCTCGTATAGCTATATGTCGTAGACGTTTGTTAAAAGTACACAGAGATGTTTTCACCGGAACCGATTTAGTTAATTGGTTACTCGAAGCTGGTATTGCGCAAAACAGAGACGAAGCTGTACAATATGGTCGGAGCTTATTAGAAAGCAGAGTTTTGCAACACATCGATAGTACTCATCACTTTCACGATCAGAACATGCTTTACACTTTCGATACCTAAGATATTTTGAATGAGTTCCATGCAAttcaaatgtattttacatcatttatttttttaacgctatttttttcaattctacAAAGTAGAGTGTTTTCatggtaaaaatatttttaacttatactattttactttaatatataattaaaaatttttttgtgaaaatttatttatgtccTTTTTTGGatttgataatattaatttattgtaaaaatattttctttgtgtCTGTGTTTTTTCTGTTGGAGTCAATCATtagtaacatattttttattacataattaaacattttagtACAAAGTAACACAAtagtatttaaatttaatgaacGCCAAAGAcgaatattaacactttgatgtgGTTTTCATTAGTTTATTTCTATCCAttgtatagaaattaattttcttttaggtATAAAATGCAACATAAAGTTACAACAGTTATAAACATGAAATATGtggccatcaaagtgttaatgtcTAATATTCTACTTGAGAATCCTAGTAGTCTGCACAGTATTGAGATAGtattctttttttgaaaatagCGTTTTAAATCAtctatattttttacaaaacttttaaaatttatatgactgaattttaaaaatagtatatTACCAAATAtctgttaaatattttattaggtGATTTTATTACAATGCTGAAATGTTACATATTCTATGTATCAGCTTTAACATGttataaaatgcaaaataaatatataaataaatgttgcTTAATATATCAATGTTGtattttgaatttcatattCATATCCAATTTATGCAGGgaaaatgtaattataaattacttaaaTACACAAATCATCATCTGGATCCTCCTCATCAAAGTCATCTACATCTTCTGGTTGATAGTGAATTTTAGATGTGTTTGTTGTATTCGCGTTAAGCATATATGGAAACActatttcttctctttctttcatttcattttcatttatttctattcTAAATGAAGCTTCAACTTTTTGTTTTTGATCTTTACGCATTGaatctaattttttattttgagttTTAAGTTTCTCTGATTGAATTTCATAAGTTGTATTATTCTGATTAATTAATTCACGCTGTTGTAAAATTCCTCCACCTATTTTACGGTGCATAAGTTCTgctatgtaattaaaattgttatttatctGTCCTTTTgaagattttaataattttacatatGTACTTCCTAATGTTTCAATGCTTGGTACCTTATTCTGTACAAAATCTCTTCtataaatacaaattatttgtGGTACTTGTCTATTTAATTCTTTTAAGAACCATAAAGCTTTTGACAgaccaataaataaaattaaagatgtCAAACAATCAATGACCACTGTAGCATTTGTATCTATAGTTTTCAGAATACATACAACACTATGAATATCATGTTCATTCATATTATTTACatcaatttcatttacatttattGTGTAATGGTCATCAATAATAACGctatttgaagaaaaagaatgagGTTCATTTTGATACGTAGATTTTGGATCAGAAAACAATAACACATGAAAGATACGATTAGGATCTTTATCCTTCCACATTTCTATCCATCCTGCAATTAATTTTCTTGCAAACATTGCATCCACTCctgaaatatatacatacaactGCAAAATAGCTCTGAAGCGCATagtaacatatatatattttttaatatacttcTGTCGCACCTTCATCAAGGACGATTAAATCTGAGCCTTCTAATAAAGGCAACGTTTTTATAGATGTCATTACTTTAACTATAACCAAACGCaataaatagaataaacaatTTAGTCAACAATAACCACGTGGGTGTGCAGCATGGCAAACATATCACATTGAACATACatacagaataaaaataattgtaaataaaaatataactcAAAGTTTAATTGCAAGTTCGAAGATTATGTTTATTTAACCCGTAATACTCATGATGATGTATAAAATTCAGAATAACACTTTGAATTATCTGAATATTTTTGTATGGTACAGTGGTGCCCCTTGGTAGCTGTTGGTAGCTAGATGGGCACAAACTACCTAACATCATAGGATAGCGTATGTATTATTCAATTTATGATACAGGGGTTCGACAAGTGTTACTTTACTAGTTACTTTACTAGTTACTCTCCAATAAGATTGAAATTGGACGTGGAAATGATGGTCGACAGGTGTCGCTGTTCCTGGTCCGAAAAGGGTGCGGTGCACGCTAATCGCCATACTGGGCGAACGTGACCGAAGACAGAGCGAAAATGAGTACTAGAGTGTGTGTCACATCGAAGCTATTTTGCTCATAACAGAGATTTTATTTTGACAGTGCAATTGGTGAGTTATTCACGCGATGTTCGATACACCGGCCAAGTCTTGAGGGAAACCGAAAAGCGTAGATCCGTGCGCGTGACCGCGTAAGATCAGAAATATCGCAGCTCGGGTTCCCCTGCAACGGGTTGTCGCTGCATGTGTCACTGTGAGTGCTATTGTGCTACAGCATTAAACGTTTCTTCCAACTGTTCTTTCTACTTAAGGTTCACCTGTGTATTATTGACAGTGCTTGTGGTGTAATAAATGCAATATTAAGGAATTCTTTTGAATTACCACCGATGAGTTTGGCCGCGTTCTGCTCTGTTCGGTGCTACTCCTTCAACTAATCGCGTGTGTGATGCCCGGGAGTCGCTCCAGCACGGATCCAGAGCACAAGTCACCGCGAGAAAGTGGTGAAGATTCTGAGGATGAGAGTGAAATCCTGGAGGAGAGCCCCTGCGGGCGGTGGCTCAAACGCCGGGAAGAGGTACGTCTctgtggttttttttttttatttttttcacgcATAATACACCAACGCATTTGTTTATATCTCGTTCGTCTACACGTTTGGATTATATGTTGGTTGTACAGCTCTAAACATTTGGCATACACGTTCTGTTTGTTGTGACTACTATTGTACAATAATGGAAATACGTCAATGAGCTGAGTCTCTTGTGATATCGCACTGATTTTAGTTTAATAAACTATTGGGGTATTTGTTTTTTGGTGTGGAAAGTAAATGGTATTTAAGCACCGGAGTCAGAAGGTTCTTGGTATTAAGAAGTATCTTTATAAGACAAATTAGAAATCTCTGTTGCTATATAATTGTCATTTCCATTAATCTTGTTTAATACTTCATTATTTTTGAAGTTGAAGAAAGATTTACAAGGtaacattatatgaaatttgatACAGACTTACCTTTAAGATGATAATGTATAAGAATAATAAGTTTACTTCATTGTAAAACATTTGTTAAatatatgtttgaaaatttgtatatcATCAGAATCATAATGTAccatatgaataataattttcatgaaatctatgtaaatattatatgttTTTAACTTCATACGTGTAAATGGACTTCTAACAACTTTTTGACCTAAGCTTTTATCAACAGTGATatgtttttcatattttgttcTAAAAATAAGTTGCAGTAATAACATTGTAAGCAACATCTAAGATAAATAGTATTAGTACAAAGGTGAAGAAAATGTTTGTCCATTTattgttgaataattattattttatgttagGTGTATGTAGGTTCCAAGTCTACGTTAGCCGAAGGCTCTACTTTTGGAACAGCCAGAGGCAGTGAAAACGAAGTAACTGAAATGGAGGTATgtctatttaaacaaaaataggCTATCTCttttattttgtacatattGTTTTGATTtggtttgaaatatttaattagaaactgtAATTGTGTGAATTTTTAGTCTTTTATTTCTTTGTAGCAGATTATCAACAGTATCTATTATAATGATCCCTACCCTGAATTATTCCCCTCCTCAAATTTTTTACAAGGTCATATTAATCTAACAGCAAATAGGCACAAAATTGTTTGAATTATGCTTTAAGTAACTTTAAAATGAATGATTGCAGTAATACATTCTGCcacttcatatatatatatatatatatatatatatatatatatattgattcttaaaatatatctACAGCTTggtttaatttttgttttatataactcttatacattgtaaataaatattactatatattgCATACTTATAAGCTATAGTTGTAAATAAACTAACTTCTGCATTTTATATTGTTAATCTGAATGATGTAAATAATTGCACCAAtaaaattaactatttttatgaaaaatactgTTTGTTACCTAGGTGGAACAGCGTGATGTACCAGGGATTGATTGTGCCTACTTGGCAATGGATACAGAGGAAGGGGTTGAAGTTGTTTGGAATGAAGTGCAATTCtctgaaagaaaaaattttaaagcACAGGAGGAAAAGATACAGCTTGTGTTTGAAAATCTTACACAATTGGAACATCCCAATATTGTTAAATTTCATAGGTATTGGACAGATACCCATAATGATAAACCTCGAGTAAGTCATAAAACAAGACTGAAGTACAGGCTCTCTTTATCTTAAATGTTACACAtggttttatatatttttttttcctcaggTTATATTCATAACTGAGTATATGTCCTCTGGATCTTTAAAACAGTTCCTAAAAAGAACAAAGCGTAATGTGAAAAAGTTGCCTCTGCAAGCATGGAAACGTTGGTGTACCCAAATACTTTCTGCATTAAGGTAATATGACTTCATGTGTAAATTATGAATTGTTCAGAGTATAATAATTGTATGTATTTGTcaatatcttttaaattttcaGCTATTTGCATTCCTGTTCTCCTCCCATTATTCATGGAAACCTCACTTGTGACACTATATTTATTCAACATAACGGGCTTGTAAAGATTGGTTCAGGTAAGTACTTttgtgataaaatataaaaacaactttcctttttttatagGACATTTTATGCCCAAGAAAGTACAGTTTTTATGTTTCTGTACTTGTATATGTATTGAAACACTCTGCTAATAGATATCAATAGCTGCTCGTAGGTATTCAAGAGAGCATTTATctctaaatgaaattattcagcATATGTTGGAATAGGAGTTTGCAAGGCACTTCCCTTTTTTTATTCACAGGACTATGAGAGGCTAATAGTTTTGTTTCTCATAATTTTCATGGAAGAAAACTAAAAATCACGATATAGGATTATTAATCAACCAACCAGTGAAGTTTAAATAACAACTGTGACCTAACTGGTATTTATTTTGTTCTTACACGGGGTACAAGCAAAGTACGTATATTGCTATTACTGTGATTGCCTCTACAACGCTTGTACGATATGTCGATCGACAGTAATAAATAAGTTTTACACAGTTACCCAATTAATCTCGACTtgacatgtaatgtaatatgcattatCCAATTATTAGAGTGAATgatgtataaacaatattttcatacaaatattATACTATAAAGTGTAATAACGTGTGAAAGAGGGTGTGATTCATTTATGTATTGTGAAGACAGTTTTACTCCATGTTTAATTGCAGTTCACAATAAGATTAATAACATGACAGAGTCTAAAACTAAACGATATATATGTATGAAAAATGAGATACTTTTTTGCTGAATATCTTTGgtaattttctcaaaaacaaTTCCATATGATTATGGTTACAATTTTTGTATTGTATGGTAATTTTCTgtcactctctctctctgtaaCTGTGTTAGAAAAATTGTGTATAAACtgcttttatataatatattaggAGTATAACTTGAGTcctcatttttaattatagcaGATAGGTTAATCTAGATAATGAAAAAACACAGCAAAGTCATTGAAGAAGGAGGAAGTACAGTTATAATTTTATCCATCTAAGAGAATCGACGTTCTTCGGTTGGTGTAAATTGTGAAAAGTTGGTGAATTTGAAGGAAATATATTTGGCAGATAATCATCAACCGTTGCCAGCTAAGTAATTTAGGCATACACATACACATGAGTTATTTAGCTCACAAATGGTTGTATCTTTTCGACCCAAAAAATGTTAGTTTGCTCGATAAAAGTGTCTCTGTGAAGCCAAATATTTTCTCCTTTCAGAGACACTTTCatacatatatgtgtgtatGCTTAAATGATTAACCATATAAGGGCTCAAGTTACTTATAGGATAATTTTTCAGTTACAACACAATTTTTCTAGTGATTTATTGATTTACTTATTAAGAGGGAGGTGGCGGGTATTCAGAAAGGAAAATCTCATTTTTGTTCCTGTATAGAAAAATTTACAGAATTCCTGCTGTCTCGCAAATCTTGTAAATGTAATAATATGT includes these proteins:
- the anchor gene encoding integral membrane protein GPR155 homolog anchor encodes the protein MSLLEEISHHPLLANEPMDNLYLALIQCFAIILCGYVAGRFDVITKTEANGLNTFVGTFALPSLIFMSLAKLDFSLVNWRFLLAVLLAKSCVFFIVLGVSLVIKRPSNPGCAALFAIFTTQSNDFAIGYPMIDALYGNTHPEYAAYLYLMAPISLAILNPIGFVLLEIGKSSGENHRSYKNMIYSITKGIALNPVLLMTILGILGNLIFKHLVPPALATVLDVFGNAFSASALFLLGLMMVGKVHKLKGTALVIPGILISVKLLVLPLVIRESIILLNAGENATATQDLSTYGFLYGTIPTAPALFIFTLRYNLEIDLIASAMVACTFLSAPLMFISAKLIDAVSSGNTPTDYSHQLNVFSFDVSIASATICVWLILCFVGLGRKKYKCVTHQCTLCIIIAQFATAIGVIIWTKLESHSNGSILWYIQFILITTGVYASRMWTTAIAATLLYLSSRSLDFVRNVQKWFYPIGWGVPLLIVTIMCSTISPKNSDLDFRNPNFQLGRIQAATSTFILTFCFIVTLGCLVLQQRYQRRHASTFYTNLPDNEENSNNDGIERCLVDVEDLVSSTSPTPIIGCEYPNGCSDGVCRGSNNEIDDCDAHLNNNNEETDPQSLRHLVFLILLLCSMFIGLSISIGTLIMEQLTGVYAELAFLDVALNFGQSLIAFAIFGLDPGFGKLGCWLRRMCRKWREKEMQLPSEDALSPEVKAIRDQFNRCHLSECRARIAICRRRLLKVHRDVFTGTDLVNWLLEAGIAQNRDEAVQYGRSLLESRVLQHIDSTHHFHDQNMLYTFDT
- the Elp5 gene encoding elongator complex protein 5, translated to MTSIKTLPLLEGSDLIVLDEGVDAMFARKLIAGWIEMWKDKDPNRIFHVLLFSDPKSTYQNEPHSFSSNSVIIDDHYTINVNEIDVNNMNEHDIHSVVCILKTIDTNATVVIDCLTSLILFIGLSKALWFLKELNRQVPQIICIYRRDFVQNKVPSIETLGSTYVKLLKSSKGQINNNFNYIAELMHRKIGGGILQQRELINQNNTTYEIQSEKLKTQNKKLDSMRKDQKQKVEASFRIEINENEMKEREEIVFPYMLNANTTNTSKIHYQPEDVDDFDEEDPDDDLCI